The following are from one region of the Acidobacteriota bacterium genome:
- a CDS encoding GNAT family N-acetyltransferase → MNNIAYRYGNDLAVESVIELYNASGLGERRPVDDPAIFADMLRHGNLTVTAWDGDLLVGISRTLTDFAYVGYLSDLAVRKTHQKLGIGVELIQKTRDKMGPRSMLVLLSAPQAVEYYPRVGFTQHPSAWVLRAGEPFPR, encoded by the coding sequence ATGAACAACATTGCCTACCGATACGGAAATGATCTTGCGGTCGAGAGTGTGATCGAACTCTACAACGCTTCCGGCTTGGGGGAGCGGCGTCCGGTTGATGACCCAGCAATCTTTGCGGACATGCTGCGGCACGGGAATTTGACGGTCACTGCCTGGGACGGGGACTTGCTGGTCGGAATTTCGCGGACCTTGACGGACTTTGCTTATGTCGGATACCTCTCCGACCTGGCGGTTCGGAAGACTCATCAGAAGCTGGGCATCGGTGTGGAGTTGATCCAGAAGACTCGCGATAAGATGGGGCCGCGATCGATGCTGGTGCTGCTCTCGGCGCCGCAGGCAGTCGAATATTATCCACGCGTCGGATTTACGCAGCATCCGAGTGCATGGGTATTGCGCGCGGGCGAACCATTTCCTCGGTAG
- a CDS encoding DoxX family membrane protein has protein sequence MKTASLIARLLLGLIFLAFGLNGFLHFIPLPPPTGAAAQFFGALFSSPYWMTIFALQVLGGILLLINRYVPLALVFLAGIIFNILFFHIFMAPTGLPLASFVIVLWIVVALRNKQHLAPIFVARSE, from the coding sequence ATGAAAACAGCATCTCTGATCGCACGTCTGCTGCTGGGCCTGATCTTTCTGGCGTTCGGCCTCAACGGCTTCCTGCACTTCATTCCTCTGCCGCCCCCGACAGGCGCCGCCGCACAGTTCTTTGGCGCGCTCTTTTCCTCGCCGTACTGGATGACGATCTTCGCCTTGCAAGTGCTGGGTGGGATACTTCTTTTGATAAACCGCTACGTACCTCTTGCGCTCGTGTTTCTGGCGGGAATCATCTTCAACATCCTCTTCTTCCACATCTTCATGGCACCAACTGGCCTGCCGCTGGCGTCCTTCGTGATCGTGCTGTGGATCGTTGTGGCGTTGCGGAACAAGCAGCACCTTGCCCCCATCTTCGTCGCGCGCTCGGAGTAA
- a CDS encoding two pore domain potassium channel family protein produces the protein MHVWAAIVGAGIIFAILLDAFETIVLPRRVQRGFRLTAFFYRNTWNLWTRIAMHIRKPSRRENFLGYFGPLSLIVLLGFWLVGLIVGFAFVQRGLGEHLQGAGTHISFGTLLYHSGETFFTLGYGDITPNNTPARVLAVMEAGMGFAFLGVVIGYLPVVYSAFSTREIEISLLDARAGSPPSAAEFFGRLGCCPEQSVLDDIFRDWERWCADLLSTHISYPVLLFFRSQHSNQSWLAALTSILDITSMVTAGVNGIHPEQAKLTFAMARHAMVDLSQVLDARYDAHDPDRLNGDEVKRLHDALGRRGVTLSDGAEAPLNLADLRLLYEPYAHALARRLYMTLPPWVRTEYKKDNWQGGPWDRAIQARALERPGHVVDDHF, from the coding sequence ATGCATGTATGGGCTGCGATTGTCGGCGCGGGCATCATCTTTGCGATCCTGCTGGATGCGTTTGAGACGATCGTGCTGCCGCGGCGCGTACAGCGCGGATTTCGGCTGACAGCGTTTTTCTATCGCAACACGTGGAATCTGTGGACCCGGATTGCGATGCACATCAGGAAGCCGTCGCGGCGCGAAAATTTTCTCGGATACTTCGGGCCGTTGTCGCTGATCGTGCTGCTTGGGTTCTGGCTGGTCGGACTGATTGTCGGATTCGCATTTGTGCAACGCGGGTTGGGAGAACATCTGCAGGGAGCTGGGACTCATATCTCGTTTGGGACACTGCTCTATCACAGCGGCGAGACGTTCTTCACTCTGGGCTACGGCGACATCACTCCGAACAACACGCCAGCCCGAGTGCTGGCGGTGATGGAAGCAGGCATGGGTTTTGCATTCCTGGGCGTGGTGATCGGATATCTTCCCGTGGTGTATTCGGCATTCTCGACGCGGGAGATTGAAATTTCACTACTGGACGCGCGCGCCGGATCGCCTCCCAGCGCGGCGGAATTCTTCGGGCGGTTGGGATGTTGTCCGGAACAGAGTGTGCTCGACGATATCTTTCGCGACTGGGAACGGTGGTGCGCAGATCTTCTGTCGACCCATATTTCGTATCCGGTGCTGCTGTTCTTCCGGTCACAGCACAGCAACCAGTCGTGGCTCGCTGCGTTGACTTCGATTTTGGATATCACTTCGATGGTCACGGCTGGCGTGAATGGAATTCATCCGGAGCAGGCGAAACTCACGTTCGCGATGGCGCGGCACGCGATGGTGGACCTTTCTCAGGTGCTGGACGCGCGCTACGACGCCCATGATCCGGATCGACTGAATGGGGACGAAGTGAAGCGCTTGCACGATGCTCTCGGGCGCCGAGGGGTGACACTGTCCGATGGCGCTGAAGCGCCATTAAATCTGGCAGACTTGCGACTGCTCTACGAGCCCTACGCGCACGCCCTTGCGCGCCGCCTGTACATGACATTGCCGCCCTGGGTGCGCACCGAGTACAAGAAAGACAACTGGCAGGGCGGGCCGTGGGATCGCGCGATTCAGGCCCGAGCGCTGGAACGGCCGGGACACGTGGTGGATGATCATTTCTAG
- a CDS encoding KpsF/GutQ family sugar-phosphate isomerase has translation MKHVGENVVRIEADALRALADRLAGPMAAEFLRAVDLMFHCQGRVVVTGMGKSGIIARKIAATLNSTGSPAMYLHPVEALHGDLGMVVRGDVVLALSASGETEEILRLLATIKRLQVPLISMTCDEIVEKAAGGGARSTQSSASTLAEAAEVALDCSISKEACSLGLAPTASTTTMLALGDALAVALSEKRGFKEEDFANLHPGGKLGKRLARVESLMHSGDALPRVLATTMMTDVIYEMSRKKLGVTTVMDGDTLLGLISDGDLRRLLERRGKDALDLAAQDCMNRSPKTIDPQEFAATALARMEEMKITSLVVVDVDHRVRGIVHLHDLWGTEMV, from the coding sequence ATGAAACACGTTGGCGAAAATGTGGTGCGGATTGAAGCGGATGCGCTGCGGGCGCTGGCGGACCGGCTTGCCGGCCCGATGGCGGCGGAGTTTCTGCGCGCGGTCGATCTGATGTTTCATTGCCAGGGACGAGTCGTCGTAACCGGTATGGGGAAGAGCGGAATCATCGCGCGCAAGATTGCTGCAACGCTGAATTCGACAGGATCGCCCGCGATGTATCTGCATCCGGTCGAAGCACTGCACGGGGATCTGGGAATGGTGGTGCGCGGCGACGTCGTGCTGGCTTTGTCGGCAAGCGGCGAGACGGAAGAAATTCTTCGGCTGCTTGCGACGATTAAACGGCTGCAGGTCCCGTTGATCAGCATGACTTGCGATGAGATTGTTGAGAAGGCAGCGGGCGGGGGCGCCCGCTCCACACAATCATCTGCATCGACGCTGGCGGAGGCGGCGGAAGTTGCGCTGGATTGCTCGATCTCAAAAGAAGCCTGTTCGCTGGGGCTGGCGCCTACGGCTTCGACTACGACCATGTTGGCATTGGGGGATGCGCTGGCGGTTGCGCTTTCTGAAAAACGCGGCTTCAAGGAAGAAGATTTCGCCAACCTCCATCCGGGCGGGAAGTTGGGGAAACGGCTGGCGCGAGTGGAGTCGTTGATGCACTCGGGCGATGCTCTTCCTCGCGTTCTGGCGACAACCATGATGACCGATGTGATCTATGAAATGTCGCGCAAGAAACTCGGCGTCACTACGGTGATGGATGGTGACACGCTTCTGGGCTTGATCAGCGACGGTGATTTGCGGCGGTTGCTGGAGCGTCGCGGCAAAGATGCGCTCGACCTGGCTGCACAAGACTGTATGAACCGGAGTCCGAAGACGATTGATCCGCAGGAATTTGCGGCGACGGCCTTGGCGCGGATGGAGGAGATGAAGATCACGTCGCTGGTGGTAGTGGACGTCGATCACCGCGTTCGCGGCATTGTGCATCTGCATGATTTGTGGGGAACGGAGATGGTGTAG
- a CDS encoding aldehyde dehydrogenase family protein — MATDTITGPAILGSTTKTRVFKNYIDGEWVESQGGQTFEDRNPADHREVVGIFQRSNKADVDAAVDAAKRAFAKWRLVPAPRRAEMVFRAAEILIERKEDYSREMTREMGKVLKETRGDVQEAIDAAYYNAGEGRRMFGPTVPSELPNKFAMAVRQPIGVCGMITPWNFPMAIPSWKLLPAIVCGNTCVIKPAQDTPLSTFNLVQALTDAGVPKGVINIVSGYGNEVGTPLTEHPVVRAISLTGSSAVGKIVGATAAQSFKHCSLELGGKNPMIVLDDANLDLAIEGGLWGAFGTTGQRCTATSRIIVQKGVYREFVDRFVARAKKLKIGNGLDETVEMGPAVNENQMKTDLKYIEIAKAEGAKLMCGGNRLDKGDYQYGWFLEPTVFIDVDPKMRIAQEEVFGPVVAIIPCDDLADAIEIANNIEYGLSSALYTKNVNQAFSAIRDLDAGITYINAPTIGAEVHLPFGGVKATGNGHREGGIGAIDFYTEWKAVYVDYSDTLQKAQIDRPE, encoded by the coding sequence ATGGCGACCGATACCATCACCGGCCCGGCAATCTTAGGGAGCACCACCAAAACGCGGGTTTTCAAGAACTACATCGACGGCGAATGGGTTGAGTCCCAGGGCGGCCAGACTTTCGAAGACCGTAATCCCGCCGACCACCGCGAAGTTGTTGGCATCTTCCAGCGCTCGAATAAAGCCGATGTCGATGCCGCCGTGGACGCGGCCAAGCGCGCGTTCGCAAAATGGCGTCTGGTGCCTGCTCCGCGCCGCGCGGAAATGGTCTTTCGCGCCGCTGAAATCCTCATCGAACGTAAGGAAGACTATTCCCGCGAAATGACCCGCGAAATGGGCAAGGTTCTCAAAGAGACCCGCGGAGACGTGCAGGAAGCCATCGACGCCGCCTATTACAACGCGGGCGAAGGCCGCCGCATGTTCGGTCCGACCGTGCCATCGGAGTTGCCCAACAAGTTCGCCATGGCTGTCCGGCAGCCGATCGGCGTCTGCGGCATGATCACGCCGTGGAATTTTCCAATGGCCATCCCGTCCTGGAAGCTGTTGCCTGCGATCGTCTGCGGCAACACCTGCGTGATCAAGCCTGCGCAGGACACTCCACTCTCCACTTTCAACCTGGTCCAGGCCCTGACTGATGCGGGCGTTCCGAAAGGCGTTATCAACATCGTTTCCGGATACGGCAATGAAGTCGGCACGCCCCTCACCGAGCATCCCGTAGTTCGTGCCATCTCGCTGACCGGATCTTCGGCCGTCGGCAAGATTGTGGGAGCAACCGCTGCGCAGAGTTTCAAGCACTGCTCGCTCGAACTCGGCGGCAAGAATCCGATGATCGTCCTCGACGACGCCAACCTCGACCTCGCCATTGAAGGCGGCCTCTGGGGTGCGTTCGGCACCACCGGACAGCGCTGCACCGCCACCAGTCGCATCATCGTGCAGAAAGGTGTGTATCGCGAATTCGTCGACCGCTTCGTTGCCCGCGCCAAGAAACTGAAGATCGGCAACGGTCTCGATGAAACGGTGGAGATGGGTCCGGCCGTCAACGAGAATCAGATGAAGACCGATCTGAAGTACATCGAGATCGCGAAGGCGGAAGGCGCGAAGTTGATGTGCGGCGGCAATCGTCTCGACAAAGGCGACTACCAGTACGGATGGTTCCTCGAGCCCACGGTATTCATCGATGTCGATCCCAAGATGCGCATCGCGCAGGAGGAAGTCTTTGGTCCGGTGGTCGCGATCATTCCCTGCGACGATCTCGCCGACGCCATCGAAATCGCCAACAACATTGAATATGGACTTTCGTCCGCCCTCTATACGAAGAATGTGAACCAGGCATTCAGCGCGATTCGCGATCTGGACGCGGGCATCACTTACATCAACGCTCCTACCATCGGTGCTGAAGTTCATCTGCCCTTCGGCGGCGTCAAAGCCACTGGCAACGGCCATCGCGAAGGCGGCATCGGCGCAATCGACTTCTACACCGAGTGGAAGGCCGTCTACGTCGACTACTCCGACACTTTGCAAAAGGCGCAGATTGATCGGCCGGAGTAG
- a CDS encoding TonB family protein, protein MSQVFVRLFRSLALAALLSFSLIPNAHAQNDQKSPKTPRRLLVNIKPDYPLPMRNAHIGGMVRMNVTVSPAGNVTKIELIGGNAVFSESAVKAVMKWKYAPAATETTDELQFRFNPDSPNSR, encoded by the coding sequence GTGTCTCAAGTATTCGTCAGGCTTTTCCGTTCGCTTGCTCTTGCTGCCCTGCTCAGCTTTTCTCTGATTCCAAACGCTCATGCTCAGAACGACCAGAAGTCGCCGAAAACTCCCCGCCGCCTTCTGGTCAACATCAAGCCTGACTACCCTCTCCCCATGCGGAACGCTCATATCGGGGGGATGGTGCGGATGAATGTCACCGTTTCTCCGGCCGGAAATGTAACGAAGATAGAATTGATTGGCGGTAACGCTGTTTTTTCCGAAAGCGCTGTCAAGGCCGTCATGAAATGGAAGTACGCTCCGGCCGCCACTGAGACCACGGACGAACTGCAGTTTCGCTTCAATCCCGACTCTCCCAACTCTCGCTAA
- a CDS encoding sel1 repeat family protein, translating into MRRTISPVAVVLLAAISFAQSPSPEALYERGMDALSGAGPSRSDRDAVENFRRSAELGYAPSQVALGYLLETGTSVTGSQTEAIDWYKKAAEQGDMLASWMIGRRYTLGGGTPQDFSVARKWLQPAADQGNPFAAYYLARILDESSYNKAPALFKIAADQGIPAAQYHYAKALKEGRGIPLDRFNAYVWSVIALDAGYSGARSQLNELESGGALSQSQIAEAKSKARELEQSVTRTANAHGCTGWDGELDEWPSPPPVKLQRFCH; encoded by the coding sequence ATGCGTCGAACGATCTCGCCCGTTGCCGTTGTCCTGCTCGCCGCCATCAGTTTCGCACAGAGTCCGTCTCCTGAGGCGCTTTACGAGCGCGGCATGGACGCCCTCTCTGGCGCCGGACCATCCCGCAGCGACCGCGACGCCGTCGAAAACTTCCGCCGATCCGCCGAGCTGGGCTACGCTCCGTCGCAGGTCGCGCTCGGATACCTGCTCGAAACCGGCACCTCTGTCACCGGCAGCCAGACCGAAGCGATCGATTGGTATAAGAAAGCTGCCGAACAAGGTGACATGCTCGCCAGCTGGATGATCGGACGGCGCTATACGTTGGGCGGCGGTACACCACAGGATTTCAGCGTCGCGCGAAAATGGCTCCAGCCCGCGGCCGATCAGGGAAATCCATTCGCAGCCTACTACCTGGCACGCATCCTCGACGAGAGTAGCTACAACAAAGCGCCCGCACTCTTCAAAATCGCCGCCGATCAGGGGATCCCCGCCGCGCAGTACCACTATGCAAAAGCCTTGAAAGAAGGTCGCGGAATTCCGCTCGACCGATTTAACGCCTACGTCTGGTCCGTGATTGCCCTGGATGCCGGATACAGCGGAGCCCGTTCCCAACTCAATGAACTGGAGAGCGGAGGAGCGCTCAGCCAGTCTCAGATCGCGGAAGCCAAGAGTAAAGCGCGTGAACTGGAACAGTCCGTCACCCGCACCGCCAATGCCCATGGCTGCACAGGTTGGGACGGCGAACTCGACGAGTGGCCCAGCCCACCCCCAGTGAAGTTGCAACGCTTCTGCCACTGA
- a CDS encoding DUF2384 domain-containing protein encodes MFGESTFGTAGVHIPGVAIDRPLDLSSKAVQEKLSPAANRAFFSLSEHWKIRDEDARNLLGGISNGSFYQLKRSVSKTLDQDKLTRISLLIGIFKALNILYSPKLADAWVQLPNANPIFAGESPLAYMRKGGLPSMIRVRQLLDARRGGL; translated from the coding sequence ATGTTTGGAGAGTCAACATTTGGCACCGCGGGCGTCCACATTCCCGGCGTGGCCATTGACCGACCGCTCGATCTTTCCAGCAAAGCGGTGCAGGAAAAACTGAGCCCGGCCGCCAACCGCGCCTTCTTCAGCCTCAGCGAGCACTGGAAAATACGGGACGAAGATGCGCGAAATCTACTGGGGGGCATCTCCAACGGCTCTTTCTATCAACTCAAGCGCAGTGTTTCGAAGACGCTCGATCAAGACAAGCTAACGCGCATTTCCCTGCTGATCGGAATATTCAAGGCACTCAACATTCTCTATAGCCCAAAACTCGCTGACGCCTGGGTGCAATTGCCAAATGCGAATCCGATTTTTGCCGGGGAATCTCCGCTGGCATACATGCGCAAGGGCGGTCTGCCCTCCATGATTCGGGTACGCCAGCTTCTGGACGCACGCCGCGGCGGACTGTAA
- a CDS encoding RES family NAD+ phosphorylase gives MPPKKTLLEQGDTRRLIPNRFFEGESVLSRLGLPPAQMSHLYQLDDATNDRLAGEAGRLPGISVHELVFGVPHFHIVNASFTHAQPHGSRFSGPDRGVWYAGFSLKTAQTEVAFHYATGLREINWQEEEAVSYREYLADFRGDFHDLRNDPASKKYLQPNNYRASQRLGRQLLERGSSGVVYPSVRHAGGTCIACFRPALVSNVRDGALVTFTFPDATHPPKVRVSRKD, from the coding sequence ATGCCCCCGAAGAAGACCCTTCTCGAACAAGGCGACACGCGCCGCCTGATCCCAAACCGCTTCTTCGAGGGCGAGAGCGTGTTGTCGCGCCTGGGACTTCCCCCCGCGCAGATGTCCCATCTGTATCAACTCGATGACGCCACCAATGACCGGCTCGCCGGCGAGGCGGGTCGTCTTCCTGGAATCTCCGTCCATGAACTCGTTTTCGGCGTGCCGCACTTTCATATCGTGAATGCTTCGTTCACGCACGCGCAGCCCCACGGCAGCCGGTTCAGCGGCCCGGATCGCGGCGTCTGGTATGCCGGATTTTCGCTGAAGACCGCGCAAACCGAAGTTGCGTTTCACTATGCCACGGGACTACGCGAGATCAACTGGCAGGAAGAAGAGGCGGTTTCCTATCGTGAATATCTCGCGGACTTTCGCGGCGACTTCCACGATTTGCGCAATGATCCGGCCAGCAAGAAGTACCTGCAACCCAACAACTATCGTGCGTCCCAGCGCCTCGGCCGCCAGCTACTGGAGCGCGGTTCGTCAGGCGTGGTCTATCCCAGCGTCCGCCATGCGGGCGGGACTTGTATCGCATGCTTCCGCCCCGCTCTGGTCAGCAATGTTCGCGACGGCGCGCTCGTCACCTTCACATTTCCGGACGCCACTCATCCGCCGAAAGTTCGTGTCAGCCGTAAGGATTAA
- a CDS encoding aspartate--ammonia ligase, which yields MATLTYDKRADLAGPGIGDYKELEKTLPAGYHSLLGPRETQQAISLVKRYIADNLCKALNLMMVEVPLIVDAGSGVNDMLDRDGSRTPLQFHISNDRDKNPLDAQVVQAATKWKRVALKQFGCNSEQGICTDMRAVRKDYFLDHDHSAYVDQWDWERCIHATDRNLVFLKGIVRKIWKVLVDAEEFAQELFPQLNDPRYPNLPEELTFLHAEEILEMFPDLPRKQRETQILQKYPAVFIVGIGWPLKDGYPHENRAADYDDWITDTHDETGMDTHGLNGDILVWNHVTKRRHELTSMGIRVNAESLRKQLDAANLLDNLKFPYHQGIINNHLPLSIGGGIGQSRTLMLLLRKAHLGEVSVTVWPKILKEICAKKNIFVLE from the coding sequence ATGGCCACTCTGACTTATGACAAGCGCGCCGATCTTGCTGGACCGGGCATCGGCGACTACAAGGAACTGGAAAAGACTCTACCCGCCGGATATCACTCCCTGCTCGGTCCACGCGAAACGCAGCAGGCCATTTCGCTAGTCAAACGCTACATCGCCGACAATCTATGCAAAGCTCTGAACCTGATGATGGTGGAAGTGCCGTTGATCGTAGACGCCGGCAGCGGTGTCAACGACATGCTCGATCGTGACGGATCGCGCACGCCCCTGCAGTTCCACATCTCCAACGATCGCGACAAGAATCCGTTGGACGCCCAAGTCGTGCAAGCCGCTACCAAGTGGAAACGAGTCGCCCTGAAGCAGTTCGGCTGCAATTCCGAGCAAGGCATCTGCACCGACATGCGCGCGGTCCGCAAAGACTATTTTCTCGACCACGACCACTCCGCCTATGTCGATCAGTGGGATTGGGAGCGCTGCATTCACGCCACCGACCGGAATCTCGTCTTCCTGAAAGGAATCGTACGCAAGATCTGGAAGGTCCTGGTGGACGCGGAAGAGTTTGCCCAGGAGTTGTTTCCGCAATTGAACGACCCGCGCTATCCCAACCTGCCCGAGGAACTCACCTTCCTGCACGCGGAAGAAATTCTCGAAATGTTCCCGGACTTGCCGCGCAAACAGCGTGAAACGCAGATCCTGCAGAAGTATCCCGCGGTATTCATTGTCGGGATCGGCTGGCCGCTGAAAGATGGCTATCCCCACGAGAATCGCGCCGCCGACTACGACGACTGGATCACCGACACTCACGATGAAACCGGCATGGATACCCACGGACTGAATGGTGACATCCTGGTCTGGAATCATGTCACCAAGCGCCGCCACGAACTGACTTCGATGGGCATCCGCGTCAACGCCGAGAGTCTCCGCAAACAGCTCGATGCAGCGAACCTGCTGGACAACCTGAAATTTCCGTATCACCAGGGAATCATCAACAACCATCTGCCTCTTTCGATCGGCGGCGGCATCGGACAATCGCGAACCCTCATGTTATTGCTAAGGAAGGCGCATCTCGGCGAAGTCAGCGTCACCGTGTGGCCAAAGATCCTGAAAGAGATCTGCGCCAAGAAGAATATTTTCGTGCTGGAGTAA
- a CDS encoding aminotransferase class I/II-fold pyridoxal phosphate-dependent enzyme, with translation MSVTQTHEICSADRLRHVRYAIRDLACIADEVAKQGHKILPLNIGDPITFDFQTPTHLIEAVYKAMRDGKNGYAPSSGVKEATDAIRGEASRKGITTIQDIFVTSGVSETVDICLAALLNPGDNLLTPCPDYPLYSAVLAKLGVELNAYYLNEDDGWQPDLEDIKKKITPRTRGIVLINPNNPTGSVCTRKMLEQIAELARQHNLIIFADEIYDKLIMDDDPHVAVAAVAPDVPVITFGGLSKNYLAPGWRIGWGIASGDAAAIGPYLEGVNKLLRSRLCANHPEQYAIKPALEGPQDHLPEVKRKLRSRRDLTMKWCSETPRVSCVSPRGAFYAYPSIDIPEGDDIFVTELIRQKHVMVVHGSGFGQRPGTQHFRIVYLPDEQILSKAYGAIADFMRERYA, from the coding sequence ATGTCCGTAACTCAGACCCACGAAATCTGTTCCGCCGACCGCCTGCGGCATGTCCGCTATGCGATCCGCGATCTCGCCTGCATCGCCGACGAAGTGGCCAAACAGGGCCACAAGATTCTTCCTCTCAACATCGGCGACCCCATCACGTTCGACTTCCAGACACCGACTCATCTCATCGAGGCGGTCTACAAGGCGATGCGCGACGGTAAGAACGGATACGCTCCTTCGTCGGGCGTGAAGGAGGCGACCGACGCGATTCGCGGTGAAGCCTCACGTAAGGGGATCACTACGATTCAAGACATCTTCGTGACTTCCGGGGTCAGCGAAACCGTCGACATCTGCCTGGCCGCGCTACTCAATCCCGGCGACAACCTGCTGACGCCCTGCCCCGACTATCCGCTCTACTCAGCGGTTCTGGCCAAGCTCGGTGTCGAACTGAATGCCTACTACCTCAACGAAGACGATGGATGGCAACCGGATCTCGAAGATATCAAGAAGAAGATCACGCCCCGCACGCGCGGGATCGTTCTCATCAATCCGAATAATCCCACCGGCTCGGTCTGCACCAGAAAGATGCTTGAGCAGATAGCTGAACTCGCGCGCCAGCACAACCTGATCATCTTCGCCGACGAAATCTACGACAAGCTCATCATGGACGACGATCCTCACGTTGCCGTGGCCGCAGTTGCGCCCGACGTTCCGGTCATCACCTTTGGTGGACTATCGAAAAACTATCTCGCCCCCGGATGGCGCATCGGATGGGGCATTGCCAGCGGGGATGCAGCGGCCATCGGCCCGTATCTCGAAGGCGTCAACAAATTACTGCGCTCGCGTTTGTGCGCGAATCATCCCGAACAGTACGCGATCAAGCCTGCACTCGAAGGCCCGCAGGACCATCTGCCCGAAGTGAAACGCAAACTTCGTTCCCGTCGCGATCTGACGATGAAGTGGTGCAGCGAAACTCCGCGCGTCAGTTGCGTCTCTCCGCGCGGCGCGTTCTATGCCTACCCGTCGATCGATATTCCGGAAGGCGATGACATCTTCGTCACTGAACTGATTCGCCAGAAACACGTCATGGTCGTCCATGGATCAGGCTTCGGGCAGCGTCCCGGAACGCAACACTTCCGGATCGTGTACCTGCCAGACGAGCAGATACTCTCCAAGGCATACGGAGCGATTGCTGACTTCATGCGCGAACGCTACGCATAA
- a CDS encoding isoprenylcysteine carboxylmethyltransferase family protein — MTEGSVDAIAKFVFYGVMVCWCLFAVTFVLRIRPGKSRETRRDWNAMVGMLIQGIGYAIVWFYPLRRMPLGPLVPMPRGLEVALAALTLAIAVASVWMVNAAVRVLGKQWAVAARLVEGHKLITEGPYRLVRNPIYTGMFGMMVATGLAVTQWWALLVAIVVFLAGTYIRVRIEERLLRGQFGSAFDDYTKQVPAVIPGIW, encoded by the coding sequence ATGACGGAAGGCAGTGTGGACGCAATCGCGAAATTCGTATTCTACGGGGTGATGGTCTGCTGGTGCCTGTTTGCGGTGACGTTTGTTTTGCGGATACGACCTGGGAAGAGCCGGGAGACTCGTCGCGACTGGAATGCGATGGTGGGAATGTTGATCCAGGGAATCGGCTATGCGATTGTCTGGTTCTATCCACTGCGGCGCATGCCGCTCGGGCCACTGGTGCCGATGCCGCGAGGGCTTGAAGTGGCGTTGGCTGCGCTGACTCTCGCGATTGCGGTGGCGTCCGTCTGGATGGTGAATGCCGCAGTGCGTGTGCTCGGAAAGCAGTGGGCTGTCGCTGCGCGTCTGGTAGAAGGGCACAAGTTGATCACCGAAGGACCTTATCGCCTGGTACGGAACCCGATCTATACGGGAATGTTTGGAATGATGGTCGCGACGGGACTCGCGGTTACGCAATGGTGGGCATTGTTAGTCGCCATTGTCGTGTTCCTGGCAGGGACATACATCCGGGTGCGGATCGAGGAGCGCTTGTTGCGCGGACAATTCGGGAGTGCGTTCGACGACTACACGAAGCAAGTGCCCGCGGTGATCCCGGGAATCTGGTAG
- a CDS encoding NAD(P)H-dependent oxidoreductase — MATLIKFDSSPMGDRSISRKLTESFAETWLETHPGSKVIERDLSQLNLTVVDSLWVSAAHTPENAHNADQKQALALSDSLIADLQQGDEYVFGVPMHNFSVPGNLKLWIDQVMRAGKTFSYTANGPTGLLAGKKATLLIASGGAYGKGSAMASFNFVAPYLETVLGFMGITEVTTISAEGTSQLMSGKVDPKVFLAPSLEKVHVHASR, encoded by the coding sequence ATGGCAACGTTAATCAAGTTTGATTCCAGCCCAATGGGCGACCGCTCCATCTCCCGAAAGCTAACAGAGAGTTTCGCGGAAACCTGGTTGGAAACCCATCCCGGGAGCAAGGTGATTGAGCGGGATCTGAGCCAACTGAATCTGACCGTAGTCGATAGTCTTTGGGTCTCCGCCGCGCACACGCCAGAAAATGCGCATAATGCCGATCAAAAGCAGGCGCTTGCCCTTTCCGATTCCCTGATCGCGGATCTGCAACAAGGCGATGAATACGTTTTCGGCGTTCCCATGCACAACTTCAGCGTGCCCGGAAACCTCAAGTTGTGGATCGACCAGGTGATGCGCGCCGGCAAAACATTTTCCTACACAGCGAACGGGCCCACCGGCTTACTGGCCGGAAAGAAGGCAACTCTCCTGATTGCCAGCGGGGGAGCGTATGGAAAAGGCAGCGCGATGGCTTCGTTCAACTTTGTCGCTCCCTATCTCGAAACCGTACTCGGCTTCATGGGCATCACGGAGGTGACCACCATCTCCGCCGAGGGGACGTCCCAGCTCATGTCCGGCAAAGTGGACCCCAAAGTCTTTCTGGCGCCTTCGTTGGAAAAAGTCCACGTGCACGCCAGTCGTTAA